One stretch of Lacimicrobium alkaliphilum DNA includes these proteins:
- a CDS encoding polysaccharide biosynthesis/export family protein has translation MALQFLIPVLLLASLVTPLSVIANDDHYRIGPGDTLAITVFDEPELAVRAKIAQSGLIQFPLVGQIMVLDKTPGQIADEIEAALLDGYLVNPGVTVTIEAYRPIFIKGAVNRSGRHEFLFDLDVEQAIAIAGGLTDRASRSKWFIVREGEKIPASAKTQVMPGDVIIVEESIF, from the coding sequence ATGGCACTACAGTTTCTGATCCCTGTTCTGCTGCTGGCCAGCCTGGTAACACCGTTATCGGTTATCGCTAACGACGACCACTATCGTATTGGGCCCGGCGATACCCTGGCGATCACGGTATTCGATGAGCCGGAGCTGGCGGTGCGGGCCAAAATAGCTCAGTCCGGCCTGATACAGTTTCCGCTTGTCGGTCAGATCATGGTGCTGGATAAAACGCCCGGACAAATCGCCGATGAGATAGAAGCCGCCTTGCTGGACGGCTACCTGGTTAATCCCGGCGTAACTGTCACAATTGAGGCCTACCGGCCTATTTTTATCAAGGGGGCGGTAAACCGCTCAGGACGGCATGAGTTTCTTTTCGACCTGGATGTTGAGCAGGCCATCGCCATCGCCGGGGGACTCACAGACAGGGCCTCACGCAGTAAATGGTTTATCGTACGTGAAGGCGAGAAAATTCCGGCCAGCGCCAAAACTCAGGTAATGCCCGGTGATGTGATCATCGTTGAGGAGAGCATCTTCTGA
- a CDS encoding polysaccharide biosynthesis protein — MKYLLVLNRLFSLHNRTKMVITLIWDTLILLLAFLGSYWIRLGIGTDVLGYHEISLGATVLIFHLSLLVFVGNYRHMVRHLSQQAVLMSLSVNLLASCYLYFARWPLDAFVPNSMPIIYFVLSSVGILGPRILVMLSVQSQSFRLRKKCLIYGAGETGRALALSLRQGSDMLPVAFIDDKRSYQGKTILGLDVYPRDVIPELVERYSISKLLLAVSDSGPDRHRELLSELEPYAIELLSVPDVKDVLYGRKKINELREVSIEELLGRDPVPPKPKLMRPDIRGKRVMVTGAGGSIGSELCRQIAAEKPSMLLLLELSEFNLYQVEAELSRTFPELAIEALLGDVKDERRVRHLLSQHQINTIYHAAAYKHVPIVEHNLLAGVQNNVLGTAIMARLAAECGIEKFVLVSTDKAVRPTNIMGASKRLAELCVQAMQDMHTSTRFAIVRFGNVLGSSGSVVPLFKKQIAAGGPVTVTHPDVVRYFMTIPEAAQLVIQAGAMGKQGEVFVLDMGEPVKIADMAHKMAHLMGRSIRSEAEPGGDIEIQFTGLRPGEKLYEELLTGDSSGKTPHPRIMSEAEQRLSLTEIHQLLDKLSIAIHNNDEHTATELLLNAPLAYKPAVHSGANQKTMANSIAIADNKAIVSKLALN; from the coding sequence ATGAAATACCTGCTTGTTCTGAACCGTTTGTTCTCTCTGCATAACCGCACCAAAATGGTGATTACACTGATCTGGGACACCCTGATTCTGCTGCTGGCTTTTTTAGGCAGTTACTGGATAAGACTGGGTATTGGCACCGATGTACTGGGATATCATGAGATTTCCCTCGGCGCCACCGTACTGATCTTCCACCTGTCTTTGCTGGTGTTTGTGGGTAACTACCGGCATATGGTCCGGCACCTCAGCCAGCAGGCCGTATTGATGTCTCTGTCGGTCAACCTGCTGGCCAGCTGTTATCTGTATTTTGCCCGCTGGCCACTGGATGCCTTCGTGCCCAACAGTATGCCTATTATTTACTTTGTATTGAGCAGTGTCGGCATACTGGGTCCGCGTATTCTGGTAATGTTAAGTGTACAGAGCCAGAGTTTCAGGCTAAGAAAGAAATGTCTGATATATGGTGCAGGCGAAACCGGGCGCGCGCTGGCCCTGTCACTTCGTCAGGGCTCAGATATGCTGCCGGTGGCCTTTATCGATGACAAACGCAGCTACCAGGGTAAAACCATCCTCGGCCTGGACGTCTATCCGCGCGATGTGATCCCTGAGCTGGTTGAACGCTACAGCATCAGCAAATTGTTGCTTGCCGTGAGTGACTCCGGGCCCGATCGGCACCGGGAGCTACTCAGTGAACTGGAACCCTATGCCATTGAACTGCTCAGCGTTCCCGATGTAAAGGATGTGCTCTATGGGCGCAAAAAAATCAACGAGCTCAGAGAAGTCAGCATCGAAGAATTGCTGGGACGCGATCCTGTGCCACCAAAGCCCAAACTGATGCGCCCGGATATACGCGGTAAGCGGGTGATGGTAACCGGTGCGGGAGGCTCCATTGGCAGTGAACTCTGCCGCCAGATAGCCGCAGAAAAGCCTTCGATGCTGCTGTTACTGGAACTGTCGGAATTTAACCTCTATCAGGTTGAAGCAGAGCTAAGCCGCACTTTTCCTGAGTTAGCCATTGAAGCTTTGCTCGGCGATGTCAAAGATGAACGCCGGGTTCGCCATCTGCTCTCACAACACCAGATCAATACCATTTACCATGCCGCCGCCTATAAGCACGTGCCTATTGTTGAACACAACCTGCTGGCGGGGGTTCAGAATAATGTTCTGGGTACCGCCATTATGGCCCGGCTGGCCGCCGAGTGCGGCATTGAAAAGTTTGTGCTGGTGTCCACCGACAAGGCGGTGCGCCCCACTAATATCATGGGCGCCTCCAAACGCTTGGCTGAATTATGCGTTCAGGCCATGCAGGATATGCATACCAGTACCCGCTTTGCCATCGTCCGTTTTGGCAATGTACTGGGCTCATCCGGCTCAGTGGTTCCGCTGTTTAAAAAGCAAATCGCCGCCGGTGGGCCTGTTACCGTCACCCACCCCGATGTGGTGCGCTATTTTATGACCATCCCTGAAGCCGCCCAGTTAGTCATTCAGGCCGGTGCCATGGGCAAACAAGGTGAAGTCTTTGTGCTGGATATGGGGGAACCGGTAAAGATTGCCGATATGGCCCATAAAATGGCCCATCTGATGGGCCGCAGTATTCGCAGTGAAGCCGAACCCGGTGGTGATATTGAAATTCAGTTTACCGGCCTGCGTCCCGGAGAAAAACTCTATGAGGAATTACTCACCGGCGACAGCAGTGGCAAAACCCCGCATCCGAGAATCATGAGCGAAGCGGAGCAGCGACTGTCACTGACCGAGATTCATCAATTGCTGGATAAACTCAGTATCGCCATTCACAACAACGATGAACACACCGCCACTGAATTGCTGCTCAATGCGCCACTGGCCTACAAACCTGCTGTTCACAGTGGTGCGAATCAAAAAACAATGGCGAATTCCATAGCTATTGCCGATAACAAGGCAATAGTGTCAAAGCTGGCGTTAAACTGA
- a CDS encoding GumC family protein, translating to MTPSDAFQEHNPAQDNGFSAGQLLLFLWGRKWRILLMAGVITALLGYFILQLPKVYQASSTLLLGGADKGMPLSGLNLLPNAKDAKMETYNEFMHSRAFAQILIDELELDQKPEYSGSDADNLRRFQGNLSINQVRNTDMLKVSFASYSPELAQQVANSIGPAFFEFHAKLQQQKVLNSSERLNIQLVEIQARLSETEQNYQQYLDNNNIVDLKAQISMQQDQVSELVKEQLKQQQQLSEARIHLDQIKAAGDDYQAILSHPWVIKSTQVEQSRRHYITQNNLMAQVTQRYKYKHPKYQRAARNLQDAEQELHKRIDEQVKALRQFIQAVEARDQELSKEINRNKAAIRKLGEHQLTMARLEQEMTGTQKIHEAFMAKLQEMEMLKDMGDNKEFAVVDKAQLPDVPSKPNTRGMLFFAGCFAFVFSSGFWFVLSLVGDQYARLMHEVKLLDLPVLAMLPKLGKSHRKRKARPLRARLGETDYHYSEGIRTLRTAILINHDLPANSIIAITSVKPRQGKASIISNLADSLSNIEPVLLADIDLRAPSMATAYNLETSQPGITDFFEGKAKISRCLYRRNNNQLTLLPSGGIPSDPLALISTNKFRDFLRRLNSKFPRILMEAPPVQSVSDALILSRLADGVIVVCDMENTQSGELTEMVQNLRETNTLLLGVVLNKVKKLPA from the coding sequence ATGACCCCCAGCGACGCCTTTCAGGAACACAACCCGGCTCAGGACAACGGTTTCAGTGCCGGTCAGCTGCTGCTGTTTTTGTGGGGCAGAAAGTGGCGCATTCTGTTGATGGCTGGCGTGATTACTGCCCTGCTTGGTTATTTTATTCTGCAGCTTCCAAAGGTTTATCAGGCCTCCAGTACCCTGCTGCTTGGAGGCGCTGATAAAGGCATGCCCCTGAGCGGCCTGAACCTGCTTCCCAATGCCAAAGACGCCAAGATGGAAACCTATAACGAGTTCATGCACTCAAGGGCATTTGCGCAAATACTGATTGACGAATTAGAGCTTGACCAGAAACCGGAGTACTCCGGCAGTGACGCCGATAACCTGCGCCGGTTCCAGGGCAACCTCAGCATCAATCAGGTGCGTAACACCGATATGCTCAAAGTCAGCTTTGCGTCCTATTCACCGGAGCTGGCCCAACAGGTGGCCAACAGTATTGGCCCGGCATTTTTTGAGTTTCATGCCAAACTTCAGCAACAAAAAGTGCTTAACAGCTCGGAGCGCCTTAATATTCAACTGGTTGAGATCCAGGCCAGGCTGTCAGAGACCGAACAGAACTATCAGCAATATCTGGACAACAACAATATTGTCGATTTGAAAGCTCAGATTTCAATGCAGCAGGATCAGGTTAGCGAACTGGTCAAAGAACAGCTCAAACAACAGCAACAACTCTCTGAGGCGCGCATTCATCTGGACCAGATCAAGGCCGCTGGTGATGATTATCAGGCCATACTCAGCCACCCCTGGGTGATAAAGAGTACCCAGGTCGAACAATCACGACGCCATTATATTACTCAGAATAATCTGATGGCGCAGGTGACCCAGCGCTACAAATATAAGCATCCAAAATACCAGCGGGCGGCCAGAAACCTTCAGGATGCGGAGCAGGAACTGCATAAGCGTATCGATGAGCAGGTTAAAGCTCTCCGACAGTTTATTCAGGCTGTCGAGGCCCGTGATCAGGAGCTGAGCAAGGAGATCAACCGCAACAAAGCCGCCATCCGCAAATTAGGTGAACATCAGTTAACCATGGCCAGACTGGAGCAGGAAATGACCGGCACCCAGAAAATCCATGAGGCTTTTATGGCTAAACTGCAGGAAATGGAAATGCTTAAGGATATGGGCGATAACAAAGAGTTTGCCGTGGTCGACAAGGCACAGCTTCCGGATGTTCCAAGTAAACCCAACACCCGCGGCATGCTGTTCTTTGCAGGTTGCTTTGCATTTGTTTTCAGCAGTGGTTTCTGGTTTGTCTTGTCTCTGGTTGGCGATCAGTATGCCCGGCTTATGCATGAGGTCAAACTGCTCGATTTACCGGTACTGGCCATGTTGCCGAAACTGGGTAAATCCCACAGAAAACGTAAAGCCAGGCCGCTGAGAGCTCGTCTGGGTGAAACCGATTATCATTATTCAGAAGGGATCCGGACCCTGCGTACGGCGATCCTGATTAACCACGATCTGCCTGCTAACAGCATTATTGCCATTACCTCAGTCAAACCCCGTCAGGGTAAAGCCAGTATTATCAGTAATCTGGCCGACTCACTAAGTAATATTGAACCCGTATTGCTCGCCGATATCGATCTGCGCGCGCCATCCATGGCGACAGCCTATAACCTGGAAACCAGCCAGCCAGGTATTACGGATTTTTTTGAAGGAAAGGCGAAAATCAGCCGCTGCCTGTACCGGCGCAACAATAACCAGCTTACTCTGTTACCCTCGGGAGGGATTCCTTCCGATCCCCTGGCACTCATATCCACCAATAAGTTCCGGGATTTTCTGCGCCGTTTAAATAGCAAATTCCCACGTATCCTGATGGAAGCACCGCCCGTCCAATCTGTCAGTGACGCACTGATCCTCTCCCGCCTGGCGGACGGCGTTATCGTGGTCTGTGATATGGAAAACACCCAAAGCGGTGAGTTGACTGAAATGGTGCAAAATCTGCGTGAAACCAATACCCTGCTGCTGGGTGTGGTACTAAATAAAGTAAAAAAACTGCCCGCTTAA
- a CDS encoding YdeI/OmpD-associated family protein, with protein sequence MTESDGKSQFTARLLRPNDSGGGCPWAFVVLPKEASAKLLRRGRTTVSVTMNCHQFEALLEPDGRKSHWLRIDDAELRAAKAEIGQEIQFKIAAMAQEPEPEVPADFAQALESEPEAQTTWNATTTIARIDWVHWIVSAKQAKTREKRINDACEMLTSGKKRVCCFDPSGFYSKEFSAPQADESTN encoded by the coding sequence CTCGGCTACTGCGCCCGAATGATTCCGGCGGTGGCTGTCCGTGGGCTTTCGTTGTGCTTCCCAAGGAAGCAAGCGCGAAGCTGTTGAGACGGGGTCGAACAACCGTCTCGGTGACCATGAACTGCCACCAATTTGAAGCATTGCTTGAGCCAGATGGTCGCAAGAGCCATTGGCTTCGAATCGATGATGCCGAGCTTCGAGCGGCGAAGGCGGAAATCGGCCAAGAGATTCAGTTCAAGATTGCAGCAATGGCTCAGGAGCCAGAGCCCGAGGTGCCAGCAGATTTTGCTCAAGCGCTGGAGTCGGAACCCGAGGCCCAGACTACCTGGAATGCAACGACCACAATCGCGAGAATCGATTGGGTTCATTGGATCGTTTCTGCCAAACAAGCCAAGACTCGCGAGAAACGGATCAATGATGCCTGCGAAATGCTAACATCTGGAAAGAAGCGGGTTTGTTGCTTTGACCCCTCAGGTTTCTACAGCAAGGAATTCAGCGCCCCTCAGGCTGATGAAAGCACAAACTGA